The DNA sequence ACTacgatcaacaacgttagacttcaagtcgatattttcattgctgtatgttgtcatttatagtacaattgttatggttggcacaggcaggaaagggcataatggcacaggcacatgtgacgaatgtgagccagatatatggtcaataatgaacccaagttcaaacgaaCCGTAGGTGATGAACTTCAACAgttgagctacttatgacgtcacctaacaacgggcttgataatggcccgtcgttaagcattttgcgggcattatcaagttacagtggaccgctcatttctgataacgtgcggtcgttttaacgataattctatccattttagctataaattGCATTAATGCATGGCGACGTGGGCGTCGGACAAAACACGGTTTACACGTTATGAGAATAATATTTGTTAATGATCGTTCACAAATTACACATCGCAGTGTATGTTAGAAATGATATACTACCAGATGTTTTGGATACAAATCAGTCATACATAGGCATACAGGTGTCCCCGGTTATCCGGCAGCTGTAAATGAGGGCGATACAAAGGAAAGTATGATGACTGTGAAACTGTCAGTGTATTTTAGCCAGTGGTTTGGCCCCACACGACTGGGCTACCACCAGGCCTAATATAATCTATTCAATGTATTCCCATCTCTGATGTCCGAGGCCAGCATGTTGTCtttacttacacacacacacacacacacacacacacacacacacagagagagagagagagagagagagagagagagagagagagagtactgTTATTATTCATGCAGAATATGTTCAGTTACGATGTATTGAAGAGAGAGGGACCACCTGGAAAAGGCGATAGTCCATCATGCCTATGACATGGTCATCCCATTTGCCCGCCCGGATATTTAAGTGACAGGATTAACAAGCTGATCCCACCAATGGCAGGGGAAAACCTAGCACAATGTATTTGCACTATGTTAACATATACAAATCAGTCCCAATGATCCCTGGTTTTCAAGACTAAGGTACAGGTACCCATCTCCAAGGTTGTTCAGTGTAATGAGCATTTGATATCTTTAACAGATGCGAGTGGGATCAAATCTTCACACAAGGTATTGGTGACACGATGATGGGTGTGTGAATTAATCTCCTCTTTGGGAAAACAAGTGCCCACATTTACCAATATCAGTTCATGTAAAAGTGAAATAACACAGTTTCAAGATTAAGTACAAAACAGAACACATACACAGTTAATACACAGCACTCATTGCTGTCCTGTCGACACAATGGAAGATTGGATTTGACTGGGTGGAACACAACCGCCAGGATGTTATAGTGCCACCAGTGCAACACTGTCACATTTCTCTGAAATAACCCCAGTTGTCTTGTTTAAGGTATTAGCATAAGGCAACGAGTTACGCGACGCATAATCCGATGTATCCTCCACAGTTTCTTTCGATCCCAAATCACCAGGGTCGGTATCACTACTTTCAGTGGACAGCGAGCAGGTGTGGTCCTCATTGGCGGTGAGTTCAATGGACAATGTCCTGGGTTGCTCGTGCAGTATAGCGACTTCAACGGAAGAATACGATGGTTTAAGGTCGTTTTGGGACCTGTGGTTATCCTCAGGGATGTGGGAAACGCCGGATGCAGCAACGACACTGTAATCTGGAGGTGGACCTAAGTTATCTTCTGTGTCAACCACGACACTCTCATACGACGGGGGAGCGTACAGCCGCGCCATGGAAGTGCGCACGGTGCCATTACTCGCCCAGCGTACACAAGACTTGGGTTTGTATTCGCTGTAAAcaattaaacatatatacacaactcTTTGTCACAGAGGGTGGCATTGTTTATAGTCAGCGATTTTGATCTACATCAACGTAGGATCACTGTCTCTTAAAATTCTAGTAACATTAGGAAGACTATGTACGAGATCGCCAGAAACGTCAGTGCACTGCTTATGAAACTATTTAACAAACGGTAACGTTAATTTCTACATAACATGATCATTAACAGTCGCACATTTGGATACTTGTGTCTAAGGAGTATGTAAGACATGTGACATCACAAGATTAAGGTAAATACTATCTCGATGGTGTCTTCATACACAGTCATGTGAAAGCTACACACATATTAAAGAGAGTGACGTACTGCTTGTGGTTATGTTTCTTCACCCAACACATTGCGGCGGTGACGACAAGGAGGAAGACGGTACACGACACGATTGCTGCAACAACCGCGTGCACTACGGAATctgaaacattgaaacattGCGATACATTTAGTGGTTAAACAACTACTAATACAAGGGCAGTATGGGTGGGTGAACGCCTAGTTGACAAACACCTTGTGTTTCATATTTGTCCCATTTCACAGATGGTAAGAAGAGTCACTGTTGGCTGGAACACCATGCGATTCTGAACACATGAGGTAAGGGGAAGATATCTGGTGCACAATACCCTGTACCACTAATAGTCGACCTAGACACTCACAAGTGTCCAGGAGATCGGTAGTTGCCTGGGCTCTGGCGTGACAATGGTGTTCATCAGAACCGTCCCGGCTTCCGCAGTTGGCGAGCCCGTCACAGTGGAGTCTCGGGGATATGCACATATGCTCTGTGACGCATGTAAGAAGGCCCTGTTGACACCCGCCATGACGCTGTGTGGCTGCAACATCGTTTATGAACATTGAATACAAATAAGTTAGTGAAGTGACAACTGTCAAACAATAACCTTCACacctgattgacatcatgatggTTAAATGACGGAATATGTGTGTGATTAATTTCTCTccttataaatatatttgtcaaaacCACATCAGTAATTTGGTTTGACTACCACAAGAAACTTTAGCCTCCTTCCTTCGTGAATTTCGTAAACTCTATTCAAGTGAGGATGAAACTTTCTGTTGCATTAATAGCCAAACAATATGGAATCACATGGTAACAAAACATTTGAGAACATTGGTTTATTTTTCTGCTTCTGTAATGATTAGGATAATTACAAAGTCCAGGTTTCgatcacacacaaaaagacaacaaacaatgcatagttcataattttgttatttcatgAATTTTTCAAAATATCCGCACAGGAAATGTCAATCGTCTGATGGAGActaaacacaacatttttcttctCTCAAAGCAGTGATCAGTTGCTGACAAGACTTAGTGTGAGGCTGGTCTTGACTCGAACGAATCCTGCGATCTAGATAGTCCAGCAAATGTTAGATTGGGTTCATGTCTGGCGATCTTGAAGGCAATGGCAAAACGTTAACGTTGGCCTGTTTGAAGAATTTTTATCGTCATGTTTGTGTGACACTGCAAGAAAGGGAGAACCACAGGCTGGATGACCTGGTCAATGTAGCCGTCATATTGCCGTCAATGACGACAAGTTCGGTGGCAACGTCGTCCCTGATTCCACCCCACACAATCACTTGCTTTTCCCAGGTGGAATGACGTCCTGAACACAGTATGGGGCTTCTCTTTCACCCCAACGACGGTACACCCTCCTTCTATGTGGATGGTGGATAATAAAACGGCGCTCATCGGTGAACATGACTCGCCACTAATTCTGGTTCTGCCAACGTCGAACATTAGGTGCCTACACAACCCAGTGTCAGACGATGCTGCCGCGCCATCTGCATCCCTTGTGTGGTCTGTCTATACGACCATAAGCATCACACCCACAGTCTTCTACTAGCTGTGGTCGAACGGACGTCCCTGAGCTGTCCTTTTCTGACGAGGTCGGTAGAAATCCGTTCCTCGGTGTATTTGACGGAGGTACCTATCTTCAGCTGACATGATGCATGGACGTCCACTTCTCGGTCTGTGAACGGAGAACCCAGTCTCTCTGTGGCGCTGAATAATACGGTGGCAACCGAGGGCGTTGGTAGCAGCATTATATGTTGACTCCATCTGCCACATCCTAATTGCTCGTTCTCTCTCTTCAGCTGTTAATCATGGCATATTTCTGTGCATCATATTATGCATTCTTGGCTGCCTTTATACACTATAGAATCATTCTACACGTTAAATTCATCCAAACACTGATTGAATATAGCTACGTTTTAGGCGATTGATATAGAAAATGGACAAAAATGTTACTTTGCACgcaaaaaccaaaccaaagatAATTTTAGGTGCCCCTAACCACTTTCAGAATATGAAAGACACGCTGTAGTTGTTTTCACTTAATGCAAAtcggcagaaaatgttttacaagACTGAAATCATAGGAATTGTCATTTCACAGTTTTACAGACTCTACAACACCTGTTGAAAATTTGACCTTAAATGGTTAAACTTTGTCTCAAGCAGAATTTTATTTCAACCTTTTTTGGATATCTCAATCACTGTTATTCCTTTATTTCGGCACGGTCGAAAATAGGACAATTTATCTCTTCTGAAAAAGATGCATTTCACTTAAATATGAACGCATATGTGGAATGCATGTTATGTCATGATAAACGTTATGTTATAGTGTGGTTGGGCTGTATTTGGTGGGTGGCTGTATGGTGAAGGACAACCGTGACGATCCGGGGAAGAATATTGGCCTTCCATAACCCATTCTTGTTGcggcgctgacttggttgacacatgtcatcggatcccaactGCGCAGTACAATgatcgtgctgttgatcactgaaataaGTATCATTTCTAGACACCTTTAATTACAGTCcgtcgacatatagctggaacgttgctgcgtaaaactaaactcactcactcactcaatgtatgGTGAAGGAATCACTGAGCAGTGTCAAAGGTGATGCAAGGTGGGACAAGTGCAAAACAAAAAGCCTGGGTGAATATATAACTTGAATGTCATTTGTAATAAATGAGAGTGAGAGAGCACACTTGCAGTATGGTTGGTTGTAGAAGTGACTGGGCTGATCTCATGACGTGAGTAGAATTTGTgaattatttgtaaattatatttttgtttgcatttctctTATAATATAGAttgcatttcatttattttagattcttcattttttcattcaccTCATAGTATGACACTGTTTGGTCTTTGATTATAATACTCACGTCGATATACTGTGAGGAGCAGGCGGAAACCTTGGTACATCACTGTCGGCTTCCCGAAATAGTCCACGCGGATCTTGTTGCTCGAAGACTTGTAGTCCCTGACAGGAACTCGAGCCGTGTTAGAATTATAGTAGGGATGTTCCAGTACTCCATAGATGCCATTGGGTGGGGTTACACGCACCCGCTTACCGTCATCATTGTAATCGTAGACGTGTAATCTACAAAGAGAACGAAAAATACCGACTGCACTGCAAGTATGGTCACATGAAACGTGTGACAAAAGACAATGCACAGGCCTTGTATCTTCTTCGgttatatatttgtaaaatactgGTGTTCCATTCGCCTGCCAATGTAAATGGGACTACGTCATATTCCAAAACCAAATCAGATCACAAGTTTAAAAAGAAAAGTTAATCGGAAAGAAATATCCACCCCTTGATTTCATTCGAGTCAAGTCATAACACctgaataaatatttctcatCAGATATGGATATGTTTAGTTTTAATATGTTTCTTTAATTGCATCTGAACATTCCGAAGGACAAAtccaacttctgaaatgccacGCCCAGATACGGGCAGAAGTCTTTCCCGTTAATCAAATGTCATTTGCAGAAAAAGAGCACTCATATCCTCAGAGATTTGTATCCGAGTAATATGTATGGGAAATCCTATTTCGGGCATTTCCTACAACACGCGAAtcacattacattcaaaattcTGGAAAACTTGAACTGTAAAGTCAAAGAGATTGTGTTTTGAGACATTTCTATGTTTTATGTATTCTCTGTCATTTACATGTTTAGTCTTCCCTTTTCATGTTATTTACTTATTTGGTGTGCCAGATATTGTTACAACTGGAAAATGAATCAATTATCTTTGGCTTTTGAATGAACGCCAATAGTAATTTTGAAAGTGACTCGTACACAATTGCTCATGATATGACGAGGATTACACAAGAGACTCACAGAAAATTCTTGCAGTCATGAAAAACATCTTGTCACTATTTATATTATTGTGATTGTAACTGACTGGTAAACCATTTGAAgcttcataaaaatattttacaatgagGCGCTCGTAAAATTTTCTTTTGCTTCAAGTTCTTCACGTGCGTCCAAAACCTGCGTCGCGTATTCTGCTtaatttattcattattttatgtCAAGCTACAAGATAAGTGGAAATTACAATGAAATGAGTAATGAAACAGCTGTGATAGTTTAGAGTTAAGACGTTTGTAAAGCCGTCCTCCGTCACCTGTCCTTGGTTCCCGCATCGGCAGAGATGCTGACAGCCTCGTAGTGGAGGAACAGTCGCTGTGATGGAGTCGTTTCAACGTCAACAGCGCAGTGTCTAAACCCGATTAGTGAACGGTCTTCTGCAAACTGACGGGTCAGCTCCAGTATCAGACTTGAATTCACATAGATCGGTAGACCAGACTTGCACGAGTTGATCATGTACTTCACGGGTGTCCCTGCACCTGAAATGTGGGGAAATGTTCACTCGGTAGTTCACTAGTTCTTATTTGTGATTTCCATACGTTTCTTGTACTTTTACCATTAAGCACACGGATATCACGTGAAAACTTCAAAGAATACTCACACGCGCTCACGCTTGCGATTTCCACAATGGCATTATCGTGCATTCGGTTGAAGGGTACTGACTGGAACACCGTCCAAAATGGACTATAACACTGTTAAGACACTCCTCATAAAGAAATCCTGCTCTGATCTCAATGCAACAATCAAAGCGTTGTAATTCGGGTTTGTTGGGTGCAATACAATTCGACTTAAAGTACATTCACGACAAGGACTAATGTTGGGGCCAGTAGCTGCAAAGAGTGTCCTCATTCGTACATACTGATATTGATTTAAATTTGTCAAAATCCCTATACATATTTCGCAGATATATTACCTGCTCGTTAGGTAATTAATTATCATTCAGTTGAATGAAAGTACCATGTTTGACAAGTACAGCCAGCCAGCACGGACATTGCCACATAGATGGCAGATACGATAATGAGATCACTTAACATATGTATGAGTTGACGACATCGGAGTAGACGAGGGCAATGTGCACGTGTACCGGCAACCATGTCCTTTATTATCCCCACGTTATGCTGTATTTCCAACAGCACAAGTAATATGTGGGACGCGCGTCTTTGCGGGATGTGGTGGATGTTCCTCACTCACTTCACCTTGGGGAAtcctacaccctgtcgtaacaTCAAGTTACTCACTATGACTTAGACCTATTCTCGTGAGTAAGTCACAGTGATATAGAGTATAAACTTAATATATTGGATGAGATTTACGTGGAACCGTTATGCTCCTAATGATACATTACCAGCAcagattttatatatttaacgATTCTTGTCAGCAAAGGCACATTCATCAGGACCTTAAACTTTTCTATGGATAGATAATTATAAAGATGGCAAAGATGGACACTGAAGTGAAACGCCACATTCATCCCCAATACAAGCATTGCATAAAGTACAAGTTCTTTCATCGTTCCAATATTTTGAAATCTACTCTTTCTGCTGGTAACCTTGGGTTTGACATTCTATTTTTTTAGAGTTCACTATTCATATGGTAATTATAACAAAACATATTAATACGAGGTGTTCTATAAACGTAAATAATATTTACCATTTGGTGAATCCTTTGCCGTTTCACTCTATTTTCCTGATACCATTGGCCTAACACAATTAATTTAACACTGAGTTTCAACTAAGAAGGGAACGACTGAGAATGAGAATGCCCCACCCCTTCTATACAATATATTTGTGGGAGATGTTGACAAAACTAACCCGCTGAGGTCATAGAAGAACACCGTGTTAAGCACAGTTACTCGAGGGATAACACATAGTTTTACACAATTACTGAATTGAAATTCACGTGGATACCGCCCAAGTTCCTCACAGGACACCAAATCGGGGCTTGGTTAATTCAATCCAAGAAcggatattttcaaaatttcaaatataGGCTTCTATTATCTTCAAGTTTTCATATCCTCCAAATTCAGAGGCAAAACAGGTTGTACTTACTGAATAAAGATTTCACTTGAGAATCATGAGTAATGTCTCAAAATCTACCTTTTCTTACTGACATACTCAGATTATTATAGCAAATAATCAAATACTAGTAACTTCTGACAGGCACTAAAACCGTTAAATTATCACATAAACCATCACATTTGTCAATTAAAACGGACCTTTCAATTATATACAGTGGAAATTAAAGCAAAATATTCCACTCATCTTCCACTTCATCCgtacaacatacacaaacactctCATGTTAAACATTACCATCATACCGGCCAGTCTCAATCATACTGGCCACACCACATCTTAAGTTAACTTCAACTCCTTTGTGTAACCAGGGGATGGAAATTATACATAATAAACAGCATTTAAGGCAGTCTTAAAATTGCAGTATAATATCTTAAGTTAGTCCCCCCATTCCCGAAGGCTGTGATTATTAGGTGCTTCATCATATAAACTTGTCTGTAAGAGGGAATCGTCGAGGTTCTTAAGATACATGATTAAGGAAAATgcaaatgataatttatcacCTTGTCTAGCCATACACCTTTCCATTTACGGACATACTTGATTTTATCTGTACGAGTAAGGCTTTATGAAAGGTTTCTAGCTTGTTGTGTGAACATACATGACTATAACGACGGAATGACATTAACTGCTATTGTCTTCCGAGTTACTGAAGCAGAACATTGTTTGTTGTCCCCATTGTTTGACCTGCTGAATGCGCCCTGTGGAGATGTGTGCGAGCTGCTATCTCTTGTCTGTAGCAACGTTAGCGACATTGCGTTACTTACACACAACCTAGTACGTATGGACCAGCCCAGAAACACATGTACCATTAGATCTGGATGAAATTAGTTGGTATTACACATGTATACAGCTTACACGTATACCTTTTAAACGTACAGACATATATTCTAATTTGCTCCTGAAAATTGTGCATGATCCGAGTGTGTGATACATGCCCAACTGCGTTTCTTAACGCGCAGTGAACCCCTAAGAAAGCCAACCACAGTTTACAACATACAGAGACGTTTATGTGGAGAAATATATGGAGAATGTTATGTCTGATTATCATCAGAGTCAAGACTCGCGAAGATCcgaggttagaactggtcttcagttacacatgcttgtcgtaaaaggcgactaacagcatTTCTGATGTGAGTCAAGGAGTTCCCTTGTGATGTGTCTGAGGTTAAATGTGTCTGTTACTAAGCATGTTTCAGTGTATATATGCCTGCATATATATGAATGTATGTCTAATGTGTCGGAAGTACCTGTCTGTAGATGTGTACGTATCTGCACGTGGATGTATCTGGGTGTATGTATCTGCATGTGGTTGTGTCTGAGTGTGTATATCTGCATGTGGTTGTGTCTGAGTGTGTATATCTGCATGTGGGTGTGCCTGCGTGTATGTATCTGCACGTGGGTGTGTTtgaatgtatatatgcatgttgtGTTTGAGTGAATGTTTCTGCATATGGTTTTATCTAAGcgtatgtgagtgagtgcgtatcgttgtacgccgcacacagcaatattccagctgtatggcggcggtctgtaaataatcgaatctggatcagacaatccagtgatcaacagcatgaacatcgatctgcgcaatggggaaccgatgacatgtgccaaccaagtcagcgagcctcacactccgatcccgttagtcgcctcttacgacaagcagagtcacctattgtggcaagcatgggttgctaaaggtgTTCTACctaggaccttcacgggtcctgagcGTATGTCCCTGCATTTGGGTGTCGTTTAGTGTCTGTTTCTGCATGTGGTTGTATCTGAGTGCATATGTCTACATGTGGGCGTGGTTAGGTGTGTATATATCATGATGTGGACGTGAATATGACGGAGACCCAGAAGGATAATTTGGAGACAGAGTAGATCCATCATACATGAAATCGTCGGACGTGGTTCTTCAGTCGTACTGGATTTAAGTGGGAATTTAAACATTGTAACACAGCAAATTTGTTCCATGTGATTATTTCCGGTAGATCCTTGACGAGGAAGACAAAGTAAATTACACGTCACCAGCCGTTTCGACCTCCTACCAATGCAGTGGCCATGAGTAAATAAGGTCGCTGACAATTTGTAAAACCATGACGAACCACATCGCTATTGTAGTTAGAGGTACATGCAAAATCCAAGGTCCATATGTAATTTCACAATCACATTGTGAAAGTGattaaatgtaatatttgttacaattgggaatacactttctcagtacgtgtttatgaatcactatcaactTATGATGATAAGTATTCGAAAAGAGGTGAGCATATCCTGCGCAATCAGTAGGACCCGTTTCTAAACGCGTACAAGTCAAATTAAGGAGTGGAATCGGATATCACTGATGGTCAGTTTTCGGAATGCGCTCCATTGTTTTTGTAAAAGTTTGTGTCCTAAAATGTCAATGATGAAATAATTTCCGTGCAAGAGGATTCGTATGAGACTCAAATGTCGTGATGCACCAGCATGAACTAGGGTGGGAAGTTCAGGTTTGAAATGGGGAAACGAACCACCAGTTCCTGTCGTGCAGTTCTCAGTAATATTCAGCAGTTAAGACATGTTGAAATCTGATAATTGGAGTAGGCTTCATGCTTTTGTTGCGTTTCGTGGCTGGGAATAAACCTGTTGAAATAGCCATGAAATGACAAGAGGCCCTCGAGTGAGCGAGCTTCTCAAACAGACAATCGGGTTATAAACAAGTAAGCATGAGGAACTCTTCACAATCACTCCCGACATTATAACCCACCATGCACCACCGGAAGCTTTTACCGCACGACACAAAGTTTCCGCCATCGACTGGCATCAATGTCCCCGCCATCACCATGGTATTGTTCAGGCAAAGCGGGTGGGGATTAATTCTAAAGGTGGCGACACAAAACTGTCGACTTTCCACAAGCTTTACAACGATGATACATATGGCTGGGTATGCGGCACCTGATATTGTGGCAATTCTCCCGGTTAATGCTAAGATTTACTTCTCCTTCCATCTGCTGATCTTTCGTCATGTGCACAAAGTACAAAGGTATTGGCGTATGGATGGACAGTTGCTGAGAGACCGACTGGCGATGCAGGAAGAACGTTAAAATCTACACACCACGTGAAAGCCAATATCCTCTTTTATAGTTAGCAGCCATCATCGATTTGCTTAAAAGTCGGAAATTTCCTGCTTACACATCTGAGTGGAGTGTTTCAAGCACGCCATATATGCCATCGCTAGAGACCAGCCGACGGCCCTCCGGAGTCAACTCAAGTCCTCTAAGTTGTCAGCCATTACCTCGATATTCATGTCTGGTGTTTTTAATTAGAAATTTTGAAATAGGCACTTGATTACTAAACATCACTACTATGTACTGCCTTTCATAAGTGTCTACCCA is a window from the Haliotis asinina isolate JCU_RB_2024 chromosome 9, JCU_Hal_asi_v2, whole genome shotgun sequence genome containing:
- the LOC137295861 gene encoding uncharacterized protein, whose protein sequence is MDLRLILFVISIGNSVDPSGAGTPVKYMINSCKSGLPIYVNSSLILELTRQFAEDRSLIGFRHCAVDVETTPSQRLFLHYEAVSISADAGTKDRLHVYDYNDDGKRVRVTPPNGIYGVLEHPYYNSNTARVPVRDYKSSSNKIRVDYFGKPTVMYQGFRLLLTVYRPTQRHGGCQQGLLTCVTEHMCISPRLHCDGLANCGSRDGSDEHHCHARAQATTDLLDTYSVVHAVVAAIVSCTVFLLVVTAAMCWVKKHNHKHEYKPKSCVRWASNGTVRTSMARLYAPPSYESVVVDTEDNLGPPPDYSVVAASGVSHIPEDNHRSQNDLKPSYSSVEVAILHEQPRTLSIELTANEDHTCSLSTESSDTDPGDLGSKETVEDTSDYASRNSLPYANTLNKTTGVISEKCDSVALVAL